The Gammaproteobacteria bacterium genome contains the following window.
TTTCTTTATGTTGATGGTATGTTGAACTTCCATCATGGCGCATTACGACGCCGTATTAAAGGGGGGAGGAGACCATCTCATCACCCTACCTAATAATTTTCAGCCACTCACCAACCCTCGGTTCACCCTTCGGATAACGCCCATTAATCAGGCGTAGTTGATCCTCAGCTCGATCAGAAAGCGATGATTGACGTGCCAACTGACGAAAACGGGTATTTCGAGTGGCTCTTATCAGACCAATCCGTTGCGCCTTTGCCAGTTTACGCTCACTCTGTTTAAGACCACGCAGCGACTCCGCGAGGGCAAATAACGCCTTGTCATAACGTCTGGCATTATTCGAATCACTATTCACCGCAGAGAAAATCATTGCCTGATCCTTACGAAATACTACGACAAAACGCACCAGACGACGACCAAAGGGTGAATTCGACCATGCCATTGCCGTGTAAGCCGACCGCCCGCGTATCCGATAGACACGTCCATTAAATAATGGCTTCAGCCCCAGACGGTCCTGCATAAACTGACGCGGTGAGATACGACGATTAATGTCCTGCATCGAGAATTGCACCACACCCTTACCATCGACACTACGCGCCAACACATGCTGTGGCTTGTTTATCAGGCGCCAGCCCTGAGGAAAGGTCAACACAAGATCCAGCCCCTGGTGATAAAAACGATTACCACGGCGAATCCCCTGCGCCTCACTATCACCAAACATCAGACCATCGATCCATTGAAGGTAACTATCACGACCCACCTGCCCTTGTCTGTCGGTACGCAAGGAATTAGCCGCTGCAATCACCGCTTGCAGACGGGTATCGTTATCGGGATGGGTCGCAAACAGACCGTGATAACTCCCCTTATCTGTCCCCGATACCTTTTTGGCATAGAGTGCCTGGTTCTTCAACAGACGAATAACTCCCAACATTGCCTGTGGATCATAACCACTACGCGCCAGATACGCCGCACCCAGGCGGTCAGACTCCAGCTCCTGTGAACGCCCGTACCCCGATAACAACGCGCCCCCTAATAACTGGGTAAGCTGATTGATCCCTCGCACACCCACCTTTGCATTAATAATGGCACCGATTATACCTGCCGCCGTTGCTGCGCTCTGTCGCTGAACCGCGTGCCTTGCTGTGACATGACCAATCTCATGCGCCAGCACTGCGGCAAGCTCCGCCTCCGAATTCAGGTAGGCCAGGATACCCCGGGTAATATAGATATACCCACCCGGCAGGGCAAAGGCATTCACCTGTGTACTATCCACCACGGTAAAACGATAGACCAGATTACTACGATGACTGTTGCGTGCCAGACGCTCTCCAACTCGTTGTACCCGCTGTGCCAGCCGCACATCCGCATAACGTGGCATCTCCTTCAGGATCTGGGCATGCATCTTACGTCCCAGGGCAATCTCCTGTTGCTCGGTCATAAGCACAAAATCACGATTACCCGTCACCGGATTGACGGCACAACCCGTTGGCAGGAGCAGGAGCATGACAATAAATAATTTTAGGCCGCTAATAAAAATCGGCATATTAATACCCTCTTTGTCGGGTTACGCTACGCTAACCCGACCTACAAACACTCCAAACCGTGGTTCAACTCAATGCAACACTGTTAATGCCACTGGATGCGATATCGTCATCTGCCAACGTCCCTTACGTTGCACTAACCAACCCCTGACCTCGAGCCGCTTACCTTTAAAGCTCAACAAATCATAGCGGGTAAAATACTGCTGCTTATTCAGTGGAATACGCACACCAAAATCATCTCCAATATTCAGCCAGATATTCTTGCGACTTTTGACCACACTCCTGACCCGACCCTGCACAATCCGCAACCCACCATCTTCAGGGGTCAGCGTATGCACTGAGCGCGGTTGAAATGCAGGCAAGGCCCAGATACCCTTACGCTGTTTACGTGCGCGCTGCTCCACACGCTGATAACACTCAAAATTCCAGGTGTTTGGCGGCACAATCAACAGTGATGCCAAGCCCTGCGACAATAACAAGGCCGTTATACTATTACCATCGCTTAAATAGCTATGCACCAAAGTACGCTTATAACGATCTTTAAGCTCCAGATCATAACGTAGCGATATCCGGTATTTCTGTGCAGCCAATAACTGATGCAGGTAATCCTTGGCGCGGATAGCAAGGGGTTCAGCGGCTCGCCCTTTACGCCCCATCTCCGGGGTATCCATGGCAATCAAACGCAGCTTACGGCGATCCGTTAGCCACACGGTATCACCATCGACCACCCTTGATACCCGCGCTTGCTCATCAATTCGATCCGGCGGGCACAAGACCTCTGCCGCTAAGGTCTGGGTAAATAATAAAGTCAGCAGCCACAAAAAAGGGGTGCCCCGCAACAGGACACCCCCTTTTTTTATTGCATACAAGCCTTAACCACCCATACCATATTTCTGGCGGAAACGATCAACGCGACCACCGGTATCCAGTACCTTCTGCTTACCTGTATAGAAAGGGTGACACTTGGAGCACACCTCAATAGTTAAATCCTTACCCGCGGTTGAACATGTTTCAAAGCTATCACCGCAGCTACAGGTTACCTTAATTGTATCGTACGCAGGATGTATATCTGCTTTCATCACTTGTTCCTCTTTAGCGCCCCTGAGCGACCATGGCGACCACTGCCAGATCCATACTCGGGAAAGGTGGGCAATAATACGCGAACTTTCCCCTCACGACAAGCACTTTTCAAGTATATTAGCCCAAGGGGGTTCGTGGAACTCTTCGAGGGGGCACAGCAGATAAAGCCTGCTATGTCCCCGGCCTGTGCCAGCCTAAAAATAGACACCGACCCGCAT
Protein-coding sequences here:
- a CDS encoding M48 family metalloprotease, which encodes MLLLLPTGCAVNPVTGNRDFVLMTEQQEIALGRKMHAQILKEMPRYADVRLAQRVQRVGERLARNSHRSNLVYRFTVVDSTQVNAFALPGGYIYITRGILAYLNSEAELAAVLAHEIGHVTARHAVQRQSAATAAGIIGAIINAKVGVRGINQLTQLLGGALLSGYGRSQELESDRLGAAYLARSGYDPQAMLGVIRLLKNQALYAKKVSGTDKGSYHGLFATHPDNDTRLQAVIAAANSLRTDRQGQVGRDSYLQWIDGLMFGDSEAQGIRRGNRFYHQGLDLVLTFPQGWRLINKPQHVLARSVDGKGVVQFSMQDINRRISPRQFMQDRLGLKPLFNGRVYRIRGRSAYTAMAWSNSPFGRRLVRFVVVFRKDQAMIFSAVNSDSNNARRYDKALFALAESLRGLKQSERKLAKAQRIGLIRATRNTRFRQLARQSSLSDRAEDQLRLINGRYPKGEPRVGEWLKIIR
- a CDS encoding thermonuclease family protein, producing MRGTPFLWLLTLLFTQTLAAEVLCPPDRIDEQARVSRVVDGDTVWLTDRRKLRLIAMDTPEMGRKGRAAEPLAIRAKDYLHQLLAAQKYRISLRYDLELKDRYKRTLVHSYLSDGNSITALLLSQGLASLLIVPPNTWNFECYQRVEQRARKQRKGIWALPAFQPRSVHTLTPEDGGLRIVQGRVRSVVKSRKNIWLNIGDDFGVRIPLNKQQYFTRYDLLSFKGKRLEVRGWLVQRKGRWQMTISHPVALTVLH
- the rpmE gene encoding 50S ribosomal protein L31, translated to MKADIHPAYDTIKVTCSCGDSFETCSTAGKDLTIEVCSKCHPFYTGKQKVLDTGGRVDRFRQKYGMGG